The Thermus neutrinimicus sequence AGGAAGGGCGTGGGGTCAAAGAGGGCCTTGAGCCTCTCCCCCTTGAGGGGGTTTTCCGGATCCTCTTCCAAAAGCTCGGCGAAGCTGAGGCCCTTCTCCCAGCTTTTTAAGGCGTTGCGTTGCACGATGGCGTAGGCCCTGTCCCGGGGGAGGCCCTGGGCGATGAGGGCGTTCAGCACCTGCTGGGAGTAGACCAGGCCCCGGGTCAGGTCCAGGTTCCGCCTGAGGTTTTCCTCAAAGACCACAAGACCCCCCAGGATGCCTTTTAGCCGCCTTAGGGCGTAGTGGCTGGCGGTGGTGGCATCGGGGAGGATGACCCGTTCCACGGAGGAGTGGGAGATGTCCCGCTCGTGCCACAGGGCGATGTTCTCCAGGGCCGGGCCCAGGTATCCCCGGAGGAGCCTGGCCATGCCGGTGAGGTTCTCCAACCCCACGGGGTTTTTCTTGTGGGGCATGCTGGAGCTACCCGTCTGCCCCTCGCGGAAAGGCTCCTGGGCCTCGAGGACCTCCGTGCGCTGGAGGTGGCGAAGCTCCACCGCCACCCGCTCCAGGTTTCCTCCCAGGATGGCCAAGGCGGCCAGCACCTCCGCGTGCCGGTCCCGGGGCACCACCTGGGTGGAAAGGGGCTCTGGGCTTAGGCCAAGCCGCCGGGCCACGTGGGCTTCCACCTCCGGAGGGATGTGGGCGTAGTTCCCCACCGAGCCCGAGAGCATGGCCACCCCGATGGCCTTTTGGGCGCGCTCGAGGCGATCTGCGTCCCTTTGGAAGGCGGCGTAAAAGCTCAGGAAGCGAAGGCCGAAGCCCGTGGGCTCGGCGTGGACCCCGTGGGTGCGGGCAATGGCTGGGGTGTGCTTGTAACGGAGGGCCAGGCGCTTAAGCTCCTCCTGGACCCCTGAGAGCTCCTGGAGGACCAGGTCCAAGGCCCTAACCAAAAGGGCGTTTTGCGCGGTATCCACGATATCCGAGCTGGTGAGGCCCAGGTGCAGGTAGCGCCCCACCTCCTCGTCCCCGGTCCACTCCACCAGGGCCCGGGTGAAGGCCACCAGGTCATGGCGGGTGATCTCCTCCAACTCCGCCACCCTCTGGGCGAAGCGGGCATCCAGGGGATGCCGGTTTAGGTGCTCAAGAAGCCTCTGGGCAAGCCCTGCGGGCACCTGGCCCAGGGCCTCCCAGGCCTCGAGGGCATAGGCCTCCACCAGGGCCCACATGCGGTAGCGGTTTTCCTCCGACCATAGCTCGGCCATCTCGGGGGTCTGGTAACGGGGGACCATGCCCTAAGGGTACTAAAAGGGCAGGGTCAGGACGAAGCTTCCCCCATAACCTTCCCCTTCGGGCCTTAGGGCCAGGAGGAGGTCGGCTCGGAAGATCATGTCCTGGCGGTTGCCGATCCGGGGCATCCCCCTTTCGGCATAGGGGGGTTGGGCGTAGACCTGACGCGGGACTTCCTCGGGGAAGAAAAGCTGGGTGGCGAAACTTCCGCCTTCCCCCTCCACCCGGAGGTGGAGATGGGGGGTGCGGCTTGGGTACCCGCCGGGAAGGAGGGTGAGAAACTCCACCTGGCCCTGGGTATCCGTGGGCTGCCAGCCCCGGCAGAAGGTCCCCGGGGCATGCACCCCCGGGTAGCGCCCCAGGGCATCCGTGTGCCAGAGGTCCACCCGCACGCCCCCAAGGGGCCGGCAGGTGCGGTCCTGCACCCGGAGGGTCCACCCGCCATAGCCGCTGAGGGTTAGACGCCCGCTAGAAGGGCCAGGGTATAGACTGGGCTCATGACCCGGGCGGTGCTCTTTGACGTGGGCAACACCTTGATCCTGGCAAGCCCCCGGTTTTGGCTTCTGCCTTTTTTGGAGGAACGGGGTCTTAAGCCCAGAAGGGATCCCAAGGCGGCGGCCTTGGCGGCTTTTCGCTTCTATGAGGATCATCACCTAGGGGCCCGGGATCTGGAGACCGCCTTGGGGCTTTGGCGGGAGTTCCACCGCAGGCTCTTTACAGGGATGGGCCTCGAGGAGCACGCCGAGGCCCTGAGCCGGGAGCTGGTAGAAAACTGGAGGAATCCCCGGTTCTGGCCCGTGGTGCCTGGGGCTCAGGCCACCTTACAGGCCCTGAAGGAGCGGGGCTATGCCCTGGCGGTGGTGTCCAACTGGGATGCCACCCTGCCGGAGATCCTGGAGGTGGTGGGCTTAAGGCCCTACTTCCAGCACCTCTCGGTGAGCGCCCTTTCCGGGGTGGCCAAGCCCGATCCCAGGCTTTTCCAGGAGGCCCTCGAGGCCCTGGGGGTGGCTCCCGAGGAGGCGGTGCACGTGGGGGATTCGGAGGCCGATTGGAAGGGGGCTAAGGGGGCTGGGGTGAGGCCCCTCCTCTTTGACCCTTTGGGGGAGAATCCCCAGGCCCTTCACCAGCTTGAAGGGGTGTTAGACTACCTGCCATGAGCGTGCGGCGGGCCATCTGGGGGGAGAAGCAAGGGGCCATTGAGGAAAGCCTTAAGGAGGTGGACGAGGATCTTTTCCGCTACATCCGGGACTTCGCCTACGAGGAGGTCCTGGCCCGGCCAGGGCTGGACCTCAAAACCCGGGAGCTTTTGGCCATCACCGCCCTCATCGCCCTGGGTAGCCCCAAGGAGCTGGCCACCCATCTGGAGGGAGCCCTGCGGGTGGGCGCCACCGAGGAGGAGGTGCGGGAAACCATCCTGCAGTCCGCCCTTTTCCTGGGCTTCCCCCGGGCCTTGGCCGCCATGAAGCTCTTTCACAAGGTGCTCAAAGGCCGTGGTCCTGCTCACCCGCGGGAAGGATAAGGAGCTCCTAAACCGGCTCCGTGCCTTGGGGATAGAGGCGGCGGAGGTGGCCCTTTTGGAGCAGGTGGACCTTCCGGGCCTCGAGGCGCTTCCGGGGAAACTCCTCCGCACAGACTGGGTGGCGGTTACCTCCAAGGAGGGGGCTAAAAGGCTCCTTTGGGCCTGGGAAAAGGCGGGAAGGCCCCTTCTAAAGGTGGCGGCGGTGGGGGAAGGGACGGGGGAGGTGCTGCGCCTGGGGGGGCTACCCCCTGCCTTCATCCCTCCCCGGGCCACGGCCAAGGACCTGGCGCAGGCCTTTCCCCCGGCCCAAAAGGTGCTCTTCGTGGCGGGGGATCTGGCGGGAAGGGACCTGGAGGAGGTCCTGAGGGGCCGGGGAACGGAGGTGGAACGGCTGGAGGTTTACGCCACCCGGGAGCGGGGGCTTTCCCCTCCGGAGCTGGCCCTCCTGGAAAGGGCCCAGGTGGTGGCCTTTTTCAGCCCAAGCGCTGCCAGGGCCTACGCCCTAAATACCCCTAGGAGGCCCAAGGCGGCCTGCATCGGCCCCAGCACGGCGGAAGAGGCCAGGCGGCTCGGCTTTGCCGTGTGGGAGGCAAGGGAGCCGGGCCTAGAGGGGCTTTTCCAGGCCATACTGCAGGCGCTTTCATAGGGCTTTGGTTAAGGGTTGCCCGCGAGGGGAATCCTGGTTCCTACCCAGGTGGCGTATACTGACGGAAGACTATGGTCCTGCCCCTTTACCTGGTGGGCCTTTCCCACAAGACCGCTCCCGTGGAGGTGCGGGAGCGGGCGGCCTTGGATCCGGTGGTGGCCTTGCCGGCGGCCTTAAGCACCTTGGGGAGGGCGGTGGTGCTTTCCACCTGCAACCGCACGGAGATCTACGGGGTGGGAAGCCCCAAGGAGGCCAAGGCCCTCCTCCTTGCGCGGGGGGTGGAGGCCCACCACCTTTACCAGAAGGAGGGAATAGAGGCTCTGCGGCACCTCTTTCGGGTGGCGGCGGGCCTGGACTCCTTGGTGATGGGGGAGGCGCAGATCCTGGGGCAGGTGCGGGAGGCCCTCTTTCTGGCCCGAAAATATGGGGCCACGGAAAGCCTATTGGAGAAGGCCTTCCAGTCTGCCATCGCCCTGGGCAAGCGGGCCCGTAGCGAAACCGGCATCGGGGTAGGGGCGGTGAGCGTGGCCTATGCAGCCTTGGACCTGGCCCTGGCGGTCTACGGGGACCTTACGGGGCTGGCCGTGGCGGTTCTGGGGGCGGGGGAGATGGCGGAGCTCTTCCTTACCCACTTGAAGTCCCAGGGGGTGGGCCGGGTCTTGGTGGTGAACCGCACGGTGGAGAGGGCCAGGGCCTTGGCGGAGCGGTTTGGGGGGGAGGCCTATGCCCTCGAGGCCCTTCCCCAGGTCCTGCGCCAGGCGGACCTGGTGGTGGCTTCCGCCGCCAGCCCCCATTACCTGGTGCGGCCGCAGGACCTGCCGAGGAGGTCCAAGCCCCTTTTCCTCATCGACATCGCCCTGCCCCGCAACATTGACCCCCGGGTGGGCCGCCTGCCCCAGGCCTACCTGTACAACCTGGACGACCTAAAGCGGGTGGTGGAGAAGAACCTAAGGGCCCGCCTGGGGGAGGTGCCCAAGGTGGAGGCCCTCATCGAGGGGGCCATGGGGGACTACCTGGAGTGGTACGCGGGCCACAGGGTGCGGGAGGCCATACGGGCCCTGAGGGGCCTGGCCTATAGGGAGGTGGTGCGGGAGTACCCGGAGGCCGATCCCCTCACCTGGCACAAGGAGGCGGGGCGCAGGGCCCATCCCTGGATCCTGGCGGTGAAGGCCCGGACCCAGGAGTTCCTCCAGGGTCCTCCCTGTCCTGGGGAGTGCCCGCTTTTGGCCTTCCGTCCCCCACAGCTATGACCGCGGTCTCCCTGCTGGCCCTGGTGGGGGTTCTCCTCTTGGCCGTGGGGTTGTTCTGGCCTCGAGGGCTTTCCCTCGGGGCCCTTTTGTACCTGGGGGCTGCCTTGGCGGATGCCTTCGCCAAGGGGTTTTTCTCAGGTCCGGCCCAGCCCGCCTTGATCCTTGGGGGGCTTTTGGCCTTGCGGGGCGAGAGCCTTTTCCTACGGCCGAGGCTTACCCCTCTGCGCCGCTACTTGGTTCTCCTGGCCATGCTCCTTGGCCTCTTTGCCCTCAAGGCCCTGCCCCATCCGGGGGGAAGCCTGCCCCTCCTCCTTACCCTGGTGCACGCCGGGTCCTTCCTGGTGGCCTACCTGGCCCTGGCCATGGGGGTGGGGGCAGGGGTGATGTGTGCCCTGCAGGACCTGCGCCTGCGGTCGGTGCCGGAAAAAGCCCTGCTTTCCGCTCCCCTTTGGAGCCTGAGGCGGCTGGAGCAGGGCTACCTTCGGGTAGGGTACCTGGCCACCACCTTGGGCCTGGGAAGCGGCATGGCCTGGGCCTGGGGGTATTTCGGTAGCCCTTTGGCCTTGGATCCCAAGGAGATCTCCGTGCTCCTGGGATGGCTGGGCCTTACCCTGTACTTCCTCCTTGAGGAGAGGCTTCAGGGCTACCCACGCATGGCCCTGCTCCTTTTGGCCTACGCCCTTTTGCTCTTCGCCTTCGTCGGCGCCCCTTTCCTGGGTTCCCGCCATCCTTCCGGCCTGGGATTTTAGATATAGAAACCTTAACTTGACAGATTGGGAATAGAGGGTTTATAATCCTTCACTAGGAGGTGAGGGATGTGGAGCCCATGGTGGGACCTAGAGGTGGGGAAGAGGCGGCACGAGGAGCTCCTCTTGGAGGCGGAGCGGGAGAGGCTCCTTAAGCCCCTTCGTTCCCCCTGGCGTCTCAGGCTAGCCCGGGTTCTTTTGAGGTGGGCCCAGAGGCTTGCCCCGGAGGCTCCCTCGCTTTTTGCTGGGTTCGAACCTAGAGGCCCAGGTGCGCCTGGGGGCCCTCGAGGGGGCGGGTCCTTAGCGGCAGGTGGCGGCCTGCTGGTCCCTGGGAGAGGGGAAGGCTAGGCTCAGGGCTAAGGTGGCCATGGGGAATCTGGAATTGGAGGCATGACATGGAGGAAAAACGGCGCATTCTGGAGATGGTACGTTCCGGCGAGATCGGGGTAGAGGAGGCCCTGGCCCTGCTTCGGGCGGTGGAGGACCCTGGGCCTAGGGCGCAGGCCCCTGTCAGGCTCCTCAGGGTGCGGATCCAGGCCCATGACAAGGGGAAGCCGGTTCGGGTTCACGTGAACCTTCCCCTGGCCTTGGCGGAGCTTTTGGAAAAGTTCCTGCCCGAAGAGGCTAAGCTCACCCTGGAGGACCGGGGAGTGCATTTGAAGGACCTCTTGCGCCTGGTGCGGGAGGGGGTGCCCGAGGGGAAGTTGGTGGAGATCGAGGCGGAGGAAGAGGGCAAGCCCGTGCAGGTGCTAGTGGAGGTGGTGTGAGGCCAGCTTGGCCCCCTTTGCGCCCCAGGTTCCTCTACCTTCGGGTGCGGGGGCCTTTCCCTTTGCCCTTGGTCCTCCCCCTTCCCCTTTGCGCCCTGGAGTGGGTTTTGCTGTTCGCTTTCTGGGCCTGGAAAACCCGGGCCCTTTTCCGGGGAGAAGCGCCTATTCCCTTGCCTCTTGGTGCCCTTTGGACCTTTAGGATTCTGCCGCCTTTAACCCTACTGGAGGTGGAGGCGGAGGAAGTAGATATCAAGGTGGGGCTATGGTGATGAAACCCGCTCCCGTGCGGTGCCCAGCCTGTGAGGCTCCGTTGGCGGTGAAGGCCCTCTTTTGCCCCTCTTGCGGCACCGAGGTCCACGGTCGCTTCCAGTTGAACGAGTTCGCCCTTCTTTCCAAGGAGCACCTGGACTTCCTCAGGCTTTTCGTGAAGGCCCGGGGCAACCTTAAGGAGGTGGAGAGGATCCTCGGGGTTTCCTACCCTACGGTGCGGGCCCGGTTGGATGCCCTCCTCAAGGCCCTGGGTTACGAGGCCGCGGAGGAAGAGGGGGATAGGCTTGAGGTGCTGGAAGCTTTGCGCCGGGGCGAGATCAGCGTGGAGGAGGCGGTGGCGCGGCTGAAGGAAGGGAGAAGCTGAAGGCGGTTCCCTTGCCCACCTCGCTCTCCACCCAGATCTCCCCCCCGTGAGCCTCGAGGATGGCCTTCACGATGGCCAGGCCCAGCCCCGACCCTCCCCGTTCCCGGTCCCGGGCCTTGTCCACCCGGTAGAAACGCTCGAAGAGGTGGGGAAGGTGCTCGTTGGGAATACCCTCTCCGTCGTCTTCCACCCGCACCACCACCTTCTCTCCCAGGTCAAAGGCCCTAAGCCAGATGTGCCGGGCCCCCGCTTTGATGGCGTTGGAGAGGAGGTTGGCCAGGACCTGATGGAGCCGGTCCGGGTCGCCTTGCACCCAAAGCTCCGGGGGGGCTTCCACCTCCATCTCCCCCTCAAAGCTCTTGGCGAACTCCTCCTTAACCTCCTCTAGGAGGTCTTGGATGCGGACAGGGGCCGGTTCCATGCGCCAGGAACCGGTCTGGGAGAGCTCCAGAAGATCTGACACCAGCTTTCCCATGCGCTCCGCTTCCCGCTTCACCACCTCGAGGCTCTCCCGCTGGGCCTCGGTAAGGGGGGTGCGGCGCAAAAGGAAGCCCACGTGGCCCAGAATGGCGGTGAGGGGAGTTCTGAGCTCGTGGGAGGCATCCTGGAGGAAGCGGGTTTGGGCCAGGAAGGCCTGTTGCATCCGGGAAAGCATGCCGTTCAAAGCCCGCACCAGGGTGGCCACCTCATCCCGCCCCTCGGGTTCGGGCAGGGGTTCGGGACGGGTGGTGATGGCCTCGGCCCGCCGGGCCACCCATTCCAGGGGCTCCAGGGCCCGGGCCACCAGGTTCCTGGCCAAGAGGATGGAGAGGAGGAGCACGAGAAGCGCCGTCCCCACATAGATGCGGGCAAACTGGGTGAGGGTGCTCTCCAGGCTCTCCACGGGCTTCCCCACCAAAAGGGCTCCCCGCCACACGGTTCCCCCCAGGTTGACCTCCACCCGGCGGGCGTAGACCAGAAGCTTTAAGGGAGGTCCTTCCCGTGGCAGCTCGGCGTAGGCCCAGGTCTCGCCCCGCTCCAAAAGGGTGCGGTAGTCCCCTTCCTCTAGGAGAAGGCGCTGGCTTCCCAGGGCGGGGCTTTTCTGCAGGCTGATTCCCCCTTCCCGGGCCAGAAGGGTGGGGTTTTCCTCGGGAAGAAGCTGGAGTTCCGCGTAGAGATTTGCGGGAAGCCCAGCCTCCAGGAGGGCTTGGCCGCCCAGGTTAAGGAGGCGGACCACCTGGTTGCTGGCCTCCAGAAGCTCCTGACGCAGGGAGCGGTAGAGGAAGCCCCGCAAGAGGCCTTCCAGGGCCAGCCCCAGCACCAAAAGGGTTACCAAAAGGAGGCCTGAGGTGAGGAGGGTGATGCGGGAGCGCAGGGTCATACCGCCCCGCCCTGGCTTTGGCACCTCGGCGAGGAGGCCCTTAGGGTTTCTTCAAGGTGGGGCATGGGAGGGTCGCGTCAATCCTCACGGAGCACGTACCCCACGCCCCGCACCGTGTGGATCAAGCGCCTTTCCCCCCCGGCCTCCAGCTTCTTGCGCAGGTAGCCGATGTAGACGTCCACCACGTTGCTCCCCCCCTGGTAGCCGGGCCAGACCTTTTCCTCGATCTCGTAGCGGCTGAAGACCTTCCCCGGGTTCTTGGCGAGGAGCTCCAAAAGCTCGAACTCCTTGTTGGAGAGCTCTATGCGCCGGCCGCTGCGGAAAACTTCCCGGCCCTCGAGGTTGATGATCAGGTCCGCTACCCTGATCTCCCCGGTGATGGCGGGGCTCACCCGGCGCAGGTGGGCCCGTACCCGGGCCAGAAGCTCCTCTATGGAGAAGGGCTTCACCAGGTAGTCGTCGGCCCCGGCGTCCAGGCCTTCCACCTTGTCCTCGATCCGGTCCTTGGCGGTGAGGATGAGGATGGGCACGTTGGAGGTTTTGCGGATGCGCTTGGCCACCTCGATCCCGTCCATGACGGGAAGCATCAGGTCCAGGATCACCAGGTTGGGGTTGACCTCCCGGAAGCGGGAGAGGCCGGTGATGCCGTCGTAGGCCACCTCAGTGCGGTAGCCCTCGGCTTGCAGTTCCAGCTCGATGAAGCGGGCGATGTCCTTCTCGTCTTCCACGATCAGGATTAGGGGAGGTTCCATGTCCTCCAGGATACTCACTTTCTCATGAGAAAGCTAGGTGTACAGGCTTAGAACCGCCAGGTACATAGAAAGGCTTCCCAGGAGGACCAGGAGGTGCCACAGTCCGTGGAAGCCCACTTTCCCTGGCCAAGGGTCAGGCTTCTTTCCCGCATACACCCAGGCCCCCAGGGTGTAGAAGGCCCCGGAGAGGGCCATGAGGCCAAAGGTAGGAAGGGGCAGGTGGAGCTTGGGGAGAAAGAGGACCGAAAGCCACCCCAGGGCCAGGTAGGCCAGGGTGTAAAGCCAACGGGGTGCCCTGAGGAAGAAGAGGCGGAAGCCCACCCCCAGGAGGGCCAGGCTCCACACCAGGCCCAGGGCCAAGGGCCTCCAGCTTTCCTGGAGGCCTTCCACCAGAAAGGGGGTGTAGCTTCCGGCGATGAAGAGGAAGATGGCCGCATGGTCCAGCCGCCTGAGCCAGGCCAGGGCCCCATCCCCCACCCGAAGGGCGTGGTAAAGGGTGCTGGCACCGAACATGAAGGCCATGGTGAGCCCGAAGATGAGGAGGGCGGGCCAAACCTCCCTGGGGGCAAGGAGAAGGAGGAGGACGCTTCCCATGAGGGC is a genomic window containing:
- the purB gene encoding adenylosuccinate lyase, which translates into the protein MVPRYQTPEMAELWSEENRYRMWALVEAYALEAWEALGQVPAGLAQRLLEHLNRHPLDARFAQRVAELEEITRHDLVAFTRALVEWTGDEEVGRYLHLGLTSSDIVDTAQNALLVRALDLVLQELSGVQEELKRLALRYKHTPAIARTHGVHAEPTGFGLRFLSFYAAFQRDADRLERAQKAIGVAMLSGSVGNYAHIPPEVEAHVARRLGLSPEPLSTQVVPRDRHAEVLAALAILGGNLERVAVELRHLQRTEVLEAQEPFREGQTGSSSMPHKKNPVGLENLTGMARLLRGYLGPALENIALWHERDISHSSVERVILPDATTASHYALRRLKGILGGLVVFEENLRRNLDLTRGLVYSQQVLNALIAQGLPRDRAYAIVQRNALKSWEKGLSFAELLEEDPENPLKGERLKALFDPTPFLKHVDAIYARFGL
- a CDS encoding HAD-IA family hydrolase — its product is MTRAVLFDVGNTLILASPRFWLLPFLEERGLKPRRDPKAAALAAFRFYEDHHLGARDLETALGLWREFHRRLFTGMGLEEHAEALSRELVENWRNPRFWPVVPGAQATLQALKERGYALAVVSNWDATLPEILEVVGLRPYFQHLSVSALSGVAKPDPRLFQEALEALGVAPEEAVHVGDSEADWKGAKGAGVRPLLFDPLGENPQALHQLEGVLDYLP
- a CDS encoding carboxymuconolactone decarboxylase family protein; the encoded protein is MSVRRAIWGEKQGAIEESLKEVDEDLFRYIRDFAYEEVLARPGLDLKTRELLAITALIALGSPKELATHLEGALRVGATEEEVRETILQSALFLGFPRALAAMKLFHKVLKGRGPAHPREG
- a CDS encoding uroporphyrinogen-III synthase, translated to MVLLTRGKDKELLNRLRALGIEAAEVALLEQVDLPGLEALPGKLLRTDWVAVTSKEGAKRLLWAWEKAGRPLLKVAAVGEGTGEVLRLGGLPPAFIPPRATAKDLAQAFPPAQKVLFVAGDLAGRDLEEVLRGRGTEVERLEVYATRERGLSPPELALLERAQVVAFFSPSAARAYALNTPRRPKAACIGPSTAEEARRLGFAVWEAREPGLEGLFQAILQALS
- the hemA gene encoding glutamyl-tRNA reductase, producing the protein MVLPLYLVGLSHKTAPVEVRERAALDPVVALPAALSTLGRAVVLSTCNRTEIYGVGSPKEAKALLLARGVEAHHLYQKEGIEALRHLFRVAAGLDSLVMGEAQILGQVREALFLARKYGATESLLEKAFQSAIALGKRARSETGIGVGAVSVAYAALDLALAVYGDLTGLAVAVLGAGEMAELFLTHLKSQGVGRVLVVNRTVERARALAERFGGEAYALEALPQVLRQADLVVASAASPHYLVRPQDLPRRSKPLFLIDIALPRNIDPRVGRLPQAYLYNLDDLKRVVEKNLRARLGEVPKVEALIEGAMGDYLEWYAGHRVREAIRALRGLAYREVVREYPEADPLTWHKEAGRRAHPWILAVKARTQEFLQGPPCPGECPLLAFRPPQL
- the ccsA gene encoding cytochrome c biogenesis protein CcsA produces the protein MTAVSLLALVGVLLLAVGLFWPRGLSLGALLYLGAALADAFAKGFFSGPAQPALILGGLLALRGESLFLRPRLTPLRRYLVLLAMLLGLFALKALPHPGGSLPLLLTLVHAGSFLVAYLALAMGVGAGVMCALQDLRLRSVPEKALLSAPLWSLRRLEQGYLRVGYLATTLGLGSGMAWAWGYFGSPLALDPKEISVLLGWLGLTLYFLLEERLQGYPRMALLLLAYALLLFAFVGAPFLGSRHPSGLGF
- a CDS encoding DUF2089 domain-containing protein: MEEKRRILEMVRSGEIGVEEALALLRAVEDPGPRAQAPVRLLRVRIQAHDKGKPVRVHVNLPLALAELLEKFLPEEAKLTLEDRGVHLKDLLRLVREGVPEGKLVEIEAEEEGKPVQVLVEVV
- a CDS encoding DUF2089 domain-containing protein, producing MVMKPAPVRCPACEAPLAVKALFCPSCGTEVHGRFQLNEFALLSKEHLDFLRLFVKARGNLKEVERILGVSYPTVRARLDALLKALGYEAAEEEGDRLEVLEALRRGEISVEEAVARLKEGRS
- a CDS encoding sensor histidine kinase, with protein sequence MTLRSRITLLTSGLLLVTLLVLGLALEGLLRGFLYRSLRQELLEASNQVVRLLNLGGQALLEAGLPANLYAELQLLPEENPTLLAREGGISLQKSPALGSQRLLLEEGDYRTLLERGETWAYAELPREGPPLKLLVYARRVEVNLGGTVWRGALLVGKPVESLESTLTQFARIYVGTALLVLLLSILLARNLVARALEPLEWVARRAEAITTRPEPLPEPEGRDEVATLVRALNGMLSRMQQAFLAQTRFLQDASHELRTPLTAILGHVGFLLRRTPLTEAQRESLEVVKREAERMGKLVSDLLELSQTGSWRMEPAPVRIQDLLEEVKEEFAKSFEGEMEVEAPPELWVQGDPDRLHQVLANLLSNAIKAGARHIWLRAFDLGEKVVVRVEDDGEGIPNEHLPHLFERFYRVDKARDRERGGSGLGLAIVKAILEAHGGEIWVESEVGKGTAFSFSLPSAAPPPPPR
- a CDS encoding response regulator transcription factor produces the protein MEPPLILIVEDEKDIARFIELELQAEGYRTEVAYDGITGLSRFREVNPNLVILDLMLPVMDGIEVAKRIRKTSNVPILILTAKDRIEDKVEGLDAGADDYLVKPFSIEELLARVRAHLRRVSPAITGEIRVADLIINLEGREVFRSGRRIELSNKEFELLELLAKNPGKVFSRYEIEEKVWPGYQGGSNVVDVYIGYLRKKLEAGGERRLIHTVRGVGYVLRED
- the trhA gene encoding PAQR family membrane homeostasis protein TrhA, whose amino-acid sequence is MVREPFNALSHALGVPLALMGSVLLLLLAPREVWPALLIFGLTMAFMFGASTLYHALRVGDGALAWLRRLDHAAIFLFIAGSYTPFLVEGLQESWRPLALGLVWSLALLGVGFRLFFLRAPRWLYTLAYLALGWLSVLFLPKLHLPLPTFGLMALSGAFYTLGAWVYAGKKPDPWPGKVGFHGLWHLLVLLGSLSMYLAVLSLYT